The genomic region TTGGTTGAAATTTTTTCAAGTACGGGTGGGGGGGTTGATCAATTTTAAAAAAAATGGTGAGGGGGGTTACCCGGGACCCCCCCTTCTCAAATCTGGTATTGCACGCGTATTGCACAAGGAAATAGGATCCTGTTTCTGCATGGTTCCGGTGTGAGCACGCAGCATGAAGGCCACTCAATTCTGATCAGGGGGGTTGCCCGGGCCCGAAGGGGGGAGGGGGTCTCCGGCATACCTCCCCCCAAGGGGGTGGGGGGGTTCAACCAGTTTTAAAAATAATTGGCAGGGGGGTCTCCCGGGGACCCCCCCAACTGAGTGAAGCCGGGTTTGGGAAAAGGAAGAGTAATCTGGATGTATTCCCGGATAAAAAACACAGCGAATACCCGTCTGGGAAGATGAGAATTCTTACCGGTTCTCAAGGATTATCGTATTGAAGTTCTCAAAAACACGCTCTCCCTCGAACGTGTGACTCACTTCAGGATGCCACTGCAGGCCATAGATCTGTTTTTCCGGAAGGGCAATGGCTTCCATATTGCAGATATCCGAGCGGGCAAGGCAGGTAAACCGGGGCGGAATCTGCGACACTTCGTCCGCATGGGATGCCCAGACATTGATCTTCGATGGATAACCGGCGAGGATCCCGTCAGGCTCGCAGATCTCAACCTCGACCGGGCCATATCCGCCACTCCGCCCCGGGTGGACATCCCCGCCAAACTTCGCCGCGATGATGTGAAGCCCAAGACAGATCCCAAGCACCGGCAGACCGAGGTCCAGATATTGGGGGCAGTTCCCGGCCCGCTCAATGGCAGGGCCGCCGCCGAGAATAATCCCCCGGCAGCCTTCTGCAACTGTCTCTGGAGGCGTGGTATTAGGGATAATTTCAGCATCGATCTCCAGATCCCTGAGCGCCCGGTGGATCAGGTGGTTGAACTGCCCGAAATTATTGACAACGTAAATGGGAAGCATTATCCTTAGAATGTGTATTGAAGTTCTATAAGTTTGTTCAACTATAGGCACTCACCGAAGAGAGGATCTTGCTTCGGATCTCACCTGATGAATGGCCCATGAGATGGGCAAGCAGCATCGCGCCGCCGGCACCCATCCCTTCCTTCACTTCCCCGATACAGTACCGGGCAAGACCCGAATGCCCCAGATCGCCAAAACCCGGGTCAACATAGATCATATCGGCGCCAATCCGGTCGGCAAGGATCTGGACATTGGCGGAGGGATCGTCCCGGACGTATGCGGTAGTGACAACGGAGGGAACTGACCCCCCCGCTGCCCTGATGAGGGCACATACGGCAAGCATCTGGGTCCCTCCGGCAAAGAAGAGGGTGCCCGCGTAGGTCTTGGCAATACCCGCAGCAACCGGCATCATCGGATCCCCGGCAAACCGGACAATATCAAGAGGATCGCGTGCTCCCGCAGCATGTATCCGTTCCAAAACCAGCCTGCAGATCTCCTCTTTCAGGGATACCGGGTTCTTTACAAAACTGCTGCTGACAGCAGCATCATACCCGAGCGCACGCAGGACGCAGAGTGCGGTTGTCGTCCCGCCCGGAGTGCACTCGCCCAGGACCAGAAGATCGCTGCAGTCCGACAGGATCTCGCCCATCATCTTGCCACGCACAAACAGTTCCCCGGCGCAAGGAACGGCATCCCCGTACCGGGGATCGCCCCCCACATCGCCGTACACATCAAAGCAGGGAACCGTCGGGGGGTGGCGCAGCCCGGCATTGATAAAAAACGGCCGGACCCCGGATAATTCCATCATCGACCGGGTGATCGATGCAGGGGTCGGGCAACCGGTGGGCGTATTGGGCTTCATGGGGAGGCTCGTTATCGAACCCCGGCTCACCAGTTCCGCATCAAGCACCGGGGTGAACAGGGTTCCTTCCGGTGTCGGTCCGGCCCCGGAGATACCCGGCACGGTGGAGAGAAGCGTATTTGCAAGGATACTGCAGAAGAATGGTTTTTTGAATGTAATTTCAGGCCGCTTTGATAAGAAGGTCATAGCAATCTACCCATAGATCTCTGTTCCTTGAGTTTGAATATATCGGATAATGAGATTCCGCAACGATATAATACTCCGGCAATTCCAACACCTATTCACATGTTTGAGATCGAACAGCGGTTGCAGGCCCATGGCATCACTATCGATGACATGGTGACAGCAGCTATGGGGCTGTACGTGTCCCACGGGATGCCGGAAGACGAGGCTGCCCTCGAAATAAAGAAGAAGATCCAGAAGTTCCTTGCTGATCCCAATGTCGCTTCCCTCCTCCTTGGGGCAATTCTGCTTGAAGAGGAACTGTATATCAGGCGGAAAAATTCAGAAATTGCAGATGACCCGGTTTTTTTGCTCAGCGATGAGATCCTTGGAATGGCTATTGCCGAATGTATCGGAGGAACATATGCCCGCTTCGAATTCACCCGGTATGACCAGAAGAAACCCGGCATCCTTGCAAAACTCGGACCATTCCTCGACGATGCTGTTGCAGGGCTGATCGCAGGGTGTACTTCACGGCTGTATAGCGAATGCCTATGAAACCGCTCATCTCCCTGATCCAGTTTTCAACAATCCTGCCTGCAGGTAAACCGCAGAGCCTGGAAGCGTTTGCCCGCCACTCATACCTGTACCCTCTTGCAGGTTACCTTATCGGGGGAATCGTTGCCCTGGCAGTTTTCTTTATTCCGGATCATACCATTGCAGCCGCGATCGCCATTGCCGGGCTTCTTCTCCTGACCGGTGCCCACCATTTTGACGGTCTGCTGGACCTGGGAGATGCCCTGATGGCACATGGCGACCGGGAGAAACGCATCCGGGCTCTCACCGATATCCATATCGGAGCAGGAGGTGTGGCGCTAGGTATTGGTATCACTATTCTCCTGTTTGCAGGTCTCCAGGAGGCTTCCTCGATAGCCTGCGTTCTCATCATCGGGGAGGTCTGCGCAAAATTCTCGATGGCGTTTCTCACGGCATACGGGGTTCCGTTCCGGGAGGGTATCCAGAGTTATCTCCACCAGTTTTCCCGGCCCTATTACCCCGGTCTTGCAGCACTCCTCTGCATCCCCCTTGTTCTTCTCCCGGTACCGCCCCTGAAGATTGCCGGAGCATTTGCAATGATGATCATCTGCCCAACCATCCTGCTCTTCCTCTCACGGCACCTGTTCGGGGGCGTCAATGGGGATGTTGTCGGGGCATCGAACGAGATCACCAGAGCATGTGCAGTCATCGCTGTTGTGTTGATCTGACATTTGCAGAGGATGAATAAACCCGGACTACGAAACGGGAGCGATTTCGTAGTAAACGCGATATTGCTCCCCATAATCCCCGCGCATGGAGAGACGTGAGTCGTTTAACCGTCGGGAGATCCCTTTTCGCATCAGTCCGAATCGAAATCCCAAAAAAGTATGTTCAATAGAGTTTGGCAAACCCACGGTTTTCATCATCGCTGCAATTGATCGCCGATCCGTCGCGGACAAGGGTATTGAACATCATTGCAGCGTTCATAAGATTGTCATCGGACGCCTTTCCACTCCTCACTTCAGTAAGCGCCTGGTTCTGGGGAGTAGAGACCGCCCGGTTCCCGACCCAGATTCCCTGGCAGTGCCGGCAGTACGCGCAATGGCTGTACACGGAAACATCGCCATCGGCACAGGCAACCGTGACACGTTGTTTCTTCTCATCCCGCTGGAATTCCAGTCTCTTCATAGTGAAAAGGTATTATGACATCAGATATGATGATACCGATATGAGATCTTCATCGGAAAAGCAGCCCCGGCCTATCGAAATATTTTAAATAGTTGGGTCTCATATAAGTAATACTCGCATAAATTGACTGTAAGCGGACAGTCCTACATTTTGGAGGATCACATACATGGCAGCATCTGACAAGCCCCATATGAATCTGGCCGTTATCGGCCACATCGACCACGGAAAGTCAACCACCGTCGGACGGATGATGTTCGAGACCGGCGCTGTACCGGCCCACATCATCGAAGGGTACCGCAAGGAGGCTGAATCCAAGGGTAAGGCAACCTTTGAATTTGCATGGGTTATGGACAACCTCAAGGAAGAGCGTGAGAGAGGTATCACCATCGATATCGCTCACAAGAGGTTCGACACCCCCAAGTTCTACTTCACGGTTGTAGACTGCCCCGGACACAGAGACTTCGTCAAGAACATGATCACCGGTGCTTCCCAGGCGGACGCAGCAGTCCTCGTTGTTGCAGCACCCGACGGTGTCATGGAGCAGACGAAAGAGCACGTCTTCCTTGCAAGGACTCTCGGTATCACCCAGATCATCATCGCCGTCAACAAGATGGACGCAGTCAAGTTCGATGAGAAGCGGTTCAACGAAGTCAAGAAGGACCTCTCCGAACTCATCAAGATGGTCGGTTACAAGCCGGACGAGACTCTTTTCATCCCGATCAGCTCGCTCGGCGGCCAGAATATCAAGGTCAACAGCCCTGAAATGGCCTGGTACAAGGGACTTGCACTCATCCCGGCACTCGACACCTTCAAGGAGCCGGCAAAGCCAACCGACAAGCCGATGCGCCTGCCCATTCAGGATGTTTACAGCATCAGCGGTATCGGCACTGTGCCGGTCGGCCGTGTTGAAACCGGTATCGTGAAGAAGGGAATGAAAGTCTCCTTCATGCCCGCCAACAAGGCAGGGGAAATCAAGTCCATCGAGATGCACCACGAAGAAATCCCCCAGGCAATCCCCGGGGACAACGTTGGTTTCAACGTCCGTGGTATCGGCAAGGGCGACATCCGCCGTGGCGATGTTATGGGCCCGGCAGAAGCACCACCGACCGTTGCAGATGAGTTCACTGCACAGATAGTCGTGCTCCAGCACCCGAGCGCACTGACCGTCGGATATACTCCGGTCTTCCACTGCCACACAACCCAGACGGCATGCACCTTTGTCGAGCTCAAGAAGAAACTCGAT from uncultured Methanoregula sp. harbors:
- a CDS encoding GMP synthase subunit A gives rise to the protein MLPIYVVNNFGQFNHLIHRALRDLEIDAEIIPNTTPPETVAEGCRGIILGGGPAIERAGNCPQYLDLGLPVLGICLGLHIIAAKFGGDVHPGRSGGYGPVEVEICEPDGILAGYPSKINVWASHADEVSQIPPRFTCLARSDICNMEAIALPEKQIYGLQWHPEVSHTFEGERVFENFNTIILENR
- a CDS encoding TIGR00303 family protein — protein: MTFLSKRPEITFKKPFFCSILANTLLSTVPGISGAGPTPEGTLFTPVLDAELVSRGSITSLPMKPNTPTGCPTPASITRSMMELSGVRPFFINAGLRHPPTVPCFDVYGDVGGDPRYGDAVPCAGELFVRGKMMGEILSDCSDLLVLGECTPGGTTTALCVLRALGYDAAVSSSFVKNPVSLKEEICRLVLERIHAAGARDPLDIVRFAGDPMMPVAAGIAKTYAGTLFFAGGTQMLAVCALIRAAGGSVPSVVTTAYVRDDPSANVQILADRIGADMIYVDPGFGDLGHSGLARYCIGEVKEGMGAGGAMLLAHLMGHSSGEIRSKILSSVSAYS
- a CDS encoding phosphatidylglycerophosphatase A; protein product: MFEIEQRLQAHGITIDDMVTAAMGLYVSHGMPEDEAALEIKKKIQKFLADPNVASLLLGAILLEEELYIRRKNSEIADDPVFLLSDEILGMAIAECIGGTYARFEFTRYDQKKPGILAKLGPFLDDAVAGLIAGCTSRLYSECL
- the cobS gene encoding adenosylcobinamide-GDP ribazoletransferase translates to MKPLISLIQFSTILPAGKPQSLEAFARHSYLYPLAGYLIGGIVALAVFFIPDHTIAAAIAIAGLLLLTGAHHFDGLLDLGDALMAHGDREKRIRALTDIHIGAGGVALGIGITILLFAGLQEASSIACVLIIGEVCAKFSMAFLTAYGVPFREGIQSYLHQFSRPYYPGLAALLCIPLVLLPVPPLKIAGAFAMMIICPTILLFLSRHLFGGVNGDVVGASNEITRACAVIAVVLI
- the tuf gene encoding translation elongation factor EF-1 subunit alpha; this translates as MAASDKPHMNLAVIGHIDHGKSTTVGRMMFETGAVPAHIIEGYRKEAESKGKATFEFAWVMDNLKEERERGITIDIAHKRFDTPKFYFTVVDCPGHRDFVKNMITGASQADAAVLVVAAPDGVMEQTKEHVFLARTLGITQIIIAVNKMDAVKFDEKRFNEVKKDLSELIKMVGYKPDETLFIPISSLGGQNIKVNSPEMAWYKGLALIPALDTFKEPAKPTDKPMRLPIQDVYSISGIGTVPVGRVETGIVKKGMKVSFMPANKAGEIKSIEMHHEEIPQAIPGDNVGFNVRGIGKGDIRRGDVMGPAEAPPTVADEFTAQIVVLQHPSALTVGYTPVFHCHTTQTACTFVELKKKLDPRSGQTKEENPTFLKSGDAAIVVIKPTKPMVIENVKELPQLGRFAVRDMGSTIAAGMCIAIQPKQML